A genomic window from Sulfurospirillum diekertiae includes:
- a CDS encoding efflux RND transporter periplasmic adaptor subunit: MFLLNKKIFLLVTCLALGTQSYAEEAKKQPAAAATNAPAPAVDVFKIASAKEEALTLQYPGKTLSSQSVTIKARANGILLKKFFNEGDFVKEGDVLYKIEPDTYEAALNLAKANVNALDVQMQKAGKDWERIRALYDSGASSEQEKDTAYWAYEGAKASLASAKAALQNATINLDRTTIKATMSGMTGLKQVDVGSLVTDGTALVDITQINPLHVEFSIPDIDIMKQKYNIKNGKWSNPTEGKLKASLQVGDAKFKEIGVVDFLDSSLNAKTGSLKARATFKNVDKELLPNQFVKVNLIGLTRNNVIKVPQKAVLQNPLGTIVFVVEDGKAVVKPVKMGEASENDYVIESGLKAGDVVIVNNFFRIKAGAPVKVDKVTNEEAK, from the coding sequence ATGTTCTTACTTAATAAAAAGATTTTTCTTCTCGTCACGTGTCTAGCTCTTGGAACGCAAAGCTATGCAGAGGAAGCAAAGAAGCAACCTGCAGCTGCTGCCACGAATGCCCCTGCTCCAGCAGTTGATGTATTTAAAATTGCTTCGGCTAAAGAAGAAGCATTAACACTTCAATATCCTGGTAAAACACTCAGTTCTCAAAGTGTCACAATTAAGGCACGTGCCAACGGCATTTTGCTCAAAAAATTCTTTAATGAAGGTGATTTTGTTAAAGAAGGTGATGTGCTTTACAAAATTGAACCTGACACCTATGAAGCAGCGCTCAATCTTGCTAAAGCCAATGTCAATGCCTTGGATGTTCAAATGCAAAAAGCAGGGAAAGATTGGGAGCGAATTCGTGCGCTTTACGATTCTGGAGCTTCCAGCGAACAAGAAAAAGATACCGCATATTGGGCATATGAAGGGGCAAAAGCCAGTTTAGCCAGTGCCAAAGCTGCTTTACAAAATGCCACCATCAATTTAGACCGCACGACCATTAAAGCAACCATGAGTGGTATGACAGGACTGAAACAAGTCGATGTTGGTTCCCTTGTAACCGATGGAACAGCACTTGTGGATATTACACAGATCAATCCTTTACATGTAGAATTTTCCATCCCTGATATTGATATCATGAAACAAAAGTACAACATCAAAAATGGTAAATGGTCAAATCCAACAGAAGGTAAACTCAAAGCTTCTTTACAAGTTGGCGATGCCAAATTTAAAGAGATCGGTGTGGTAGATTTTTTAGACAGTTCACTCAACGCCAAAACAGGCTCACTCAAAGCTCGTGCTACCTTTAAAAATGTCGATAAAGAGCTTTTACCTAACCAATTTGTGAAAGTCAATCTTATAGGTTTGACGCGTAATAACGTTATTAAAGTACCTCAAAAAGCGGTGCTTCAAAATCCTCTTGGCACCATTGTTTTTGTCGTGGAAGATGGTAAAGCTGTTGTTAAACCTGTCAAAATGGGTGAAGCGAGCGAAAATGACTACGTTATCGAAAGTGGACTCAAAGCTGGCGATGTTGTCATCGTTAATAATTTCTTCAGAATTAAAGCTGGAGCCCCTGTCAAAGTGGATAAAGTGACTAACGAAGAGGCAAAATAA
- a CDS encoding PAS domain-containing protein — MQTLGDEILLDETSLLVSETDAKGVIVYADETFAKFSGYTLEELIGQPHNMIRHPDMPKAAFKELWETIKHGNTWQGFVKNSTKNGKYYWVYATIFPFGKDHYLSVRKMASRDEVEKYSKLYAAMRASEGK; from the coding sequence ATGCAAACCTTAGGCGATGAAATTTTACTGGATGAAACGTCTTTATTGGTTTCCGAAACGGATGCAAAAGGCGTTATTGTTTATGCGGATGAGACTTTTGCCAAATTTTCTGGGTATACCTTAGAAGAGTTAATTGGACAGCCTCATAATATGATTCGTCATCCTGATATGCCCAAAGCGGCATTTAAAGAGCTTTGGGAGACCATTAAGCATGGCAATACATGGCAAGGATTTGTCAAAAATAGCACTAAAAATGGAAAGTATTATTGGGTTTATGCAACTATCTTTCCTTTTGGAAAAGATCATTATCTCTCTGTTCGTAAAATGGCAAGTCGAGATGAGGTGGAAAAATATTCAAAACTTTATGCTGCAATGCGCGCAAGTGAGGGAAAATAA